In a single window of the Rhodamnia argentea isolate NSW1041297 chromosome 2, ASM2092103v1, whole genome shotgun sequence genome:
- the LOC115734020 gene encoding MDIS1-interacting receptor like kinase 2-like, with translation MDSSQELKRVMMSLVAALALFTTFVIPLPAHASPAEAQALLRWKSSLRNHSVSSLSSWTPSPRNATGSSSTASPCAWYGISCNRAGSVIRVNLTSANVEGTLDEFPFSSLSHLMFMDLSVNNLFGHIPPQVGLLSNLTYLDLSINRFSGEIPPEIGRLTKLEVLHLISNELNGSIPLEIGQLHLLDEVALYSNQLKGSIPPSLGNLSKLSRLYVYDNYLSGSIPPEMGNMTNLEVLHMDNNSLRGPIPSTLGNLIKLRELHLFANKLTGSIPLELGNLNLLSLLSLDSNNLTGSIPRTFGNLTELTLLYLYGNQLSGHIPDEIGNLHAMRDLQLSRNRFTGPIPSSLGQLTNLLFLFLRDNQLSGSIPGSLGDLKNLTVLELDANQLIGSLPEKLCRGGLLQNLTVSGNFLTGSIPRSLRNCTSLIRVRLEKNQLTGNISEIFGVLPNLNFIDMSFNNFYGEISTNWGSCMNLTDLRIAGNNITGSLPSEIGDATQLHAIDLSFNGLVGEE, from the exons ATGGATTCTTCACAAGAACTCAAGAGGGTCATGATGAGCCTTGTGGCTGCCCTTGCCCTCTTCACCACCTTTGTCATTCCACTTCCTGCTCATGCTTCCCCTGCAGAAGCACAAGCCCTCCTCCGTTGGAAGTCTAGTCTTAGGAACCATTCGGTTTCTTCCCTCTCTTCCTGGACTCCCTCTCCTCGTAATGCCACTGGTTCCAGCTCGACGGCGAGTCCATGCGCTTGGTATGGCATCTCCTGCAATCGGGCTGGAAGCGTGATCCGAGTTAATCTCACCAGTGCCAATGTCGAAGGTACGCTTGATGAATTCCCATTCTCATCTTTGTCTCATCTAATGTTCATGGACCTGAGCGTAAATAATCTATTCGGCCACATTCCACCTCAAGTTGGTCTCCTCAGCAATCTCACCTACCTCGACCTCTCTATCAACCGGTTCTCCGGGGAAATACCGCCAGAGATCGGCCGTTTAACGAAACTGGAGGTCCTACACCTAATTTCCAATGAGTTAAATGGCTCAATTCCCCTAGAAATCGGGCAATTGCATTTGCTCGATGAGGTCGCGCTGTATTCCAATCAATTGAAGGGATCCATACCTCCCTCATTGGGTAATTTGAGCAAATTATCTAGACTGTATGTCTATGACAACTACCTTTCTGGTTCTATTCCTCCTGAAATGGGAAATATGACAAATTTGGAAGTGCTCCACATGGACAACAACAGCCTGAGAGGACCAATTCCTTCCACTTTGGGGAACTTAATCAAATTGAGAGAGCTGCACTTATTTGCCAATAAGCTTACCGGTTCTATCCCCCTGGAGCTAGGGAATTTGAACCTTCTTAGCTTGTTGAGCCTTGACAGTAATAATCTTACCGGTTCAATTCCACGGACATTTGGCAATTTGACGGAGCTTACTCTTCTTTATCTCTATGGTAACCAGCTTTCGGGTCACATTCCTGATGAGATAGGAAATCTCCATGCTATGCGTGACTTGCAGCTGAGTAGAAATCGCTTCACTGGcccaattccttcttctttgggtcAGTTGACAAACCTATTGTTTTTGTTCCTCCGCGATAATCAACTTTCTGGTTCAATTCCTGGATCCTTAGGGGATCTGAAGAACTTGACGGTGCTGGAATTGGATGCCAACCAGTTAATCGGCTCCTTACCAGAGAAATTGTGCCGAGGTGGGTTGCTCCAAAACCTCACAGTGAGTGGCAACTTCTTAACTGGTTCTATCCCTAGAAGTTTGAGAAATTGTACAAGCTTAATCAGGGTACGCCTAGAGAAAAACCAGCTCACCGGAAACATATCCGAGATCTTTGGTGTCTTACCCAACTTGAACTTTATTGACATGAGTTTCAACAACTTCTACGGAGAAATCTCAACAAACTGGGGAAGTTGCATGAATTTAACTGATCTAAGAATTGCTGGGAATAACATTACTGGTAGCTTGCCTTCTGAGATTGGAGACGCGACTCAACTGCATGCAATTGATCTTTCTTTCAATGGTTTAGTCGGCGAG gaataa
- the LOC125313850 gene encoding MDIS1-interacting receptor like kinase 2-like, which produces MSIPQTIGLSSNLVLLDLSNNHLSHDIPGQIGMLTHLSELDLSYNLLSGEIPAEFSKLQSLVKLDLSHNNLSGLIYKTFEAMPGLEKVDISHNEFEGPIPNTTAFQDAAKEALQGNSGLCGNVEGLEPCNPAVVDRKNSPVECRVFVIVFPLLGAVLLFIFFGIFCIFRRKKFHPTVEQAPKTTEVFSLSKYDGKILYEDIIEATGYFDEIYCIGRGGYGSVFKAKLRSGDTVAVKKLHQTADNGQTDQKEFLNEIGALTEIRHRNIVKLKGFCSHPQHSFLVYEYLDRGSLSTILSNEEEAEGLDWNKRVNIVKGVAYALSYMHHDCNPPIVHRDISSNNILLDSEYEAHVSDFGTAKLLKLDTSNWSAVVGTYGYVAPELAYTMKVTEKCDVYSFGVVAIEVIKGRHPGDSISSLLAPLDMEISAVLRNLLDSRLPMPMPGVEDELLTIFKLAVDCLSANPQLRPSMETISQELSACSTTFHGLRNSETATDLVRDATSSGRSLDPSAGYVV; this is translated from the exons atgtcTATTCCGCAGACTATAGGGCTTTCTTCAAACTTGGTCCTCTTGGATTTGAGCAACAACCATTTGAGCCATGATATTCCGGGTCAAATAGGGATGTTAACTCATTTGTCCGAGCTAGACTTGAGTTATAACTTGTTAAGCGGTGAGATCCCAGCTGAATTCAGCAAGCTGCAAAGCCTAGTGAAACTGGACCTTTCGCACAATAATCTTTCTGGCCTTATATACAAGACTTTCGAGGCTATGCCAGGTTTGGAGAAGGTTGACATCTCCCACAACGAGTTTGAGGGTCCAATCCCCAACACCACGGCATTCCAAGATGCAGCAAAGGAAGCGTTACAAGGCAACAGTGGATTGTGTGGAAATGTTGAAGGGCTTGAACCCTGTAATCCAGCGGTGGTGGATAGGAAAAACTCTCCGGTGGAATGCAGAGTGTTTGTTATTGTCTTTCCTCTGCTAGGAGCAGTTCTActgtttattttctttggaaTATTCTGCATTTTCCGCAGAAAAAAGTTCCATCCAACAGTGGAACAAGCACCTAAGACAACTGAAGTGTTTTCTCTATCAAAGTACGATGGAAAGATTTTATATGAAGACATCATTGAAGCCACGGGGTATTTTGATGAGATCTACTGTATTGGAAGGGGAGGCTATGGAAGTGTCTTCAAAGCCAAATTAAGATCAGGTGATACAGTAGCTGTAAAGAAGCTCCATCAAACGGCTGACAACGGGCAAACAGATCAAAAGGAATTTTTGAATGAGATTGGGGCATTAACGGAAATTCGACACCGCAATATTGTGAAACTTAAGGGCTTTTGTTCTCATCCACAGCACTCATTCTTGGTGTATGAGTACTTGGACAGAGGAAGCTTGTCTACAATCTTgagcaatgaagaagaagctgaaggGTTGGACTGGAACAAGAGGGTGAATATCGTAAAAGGCGTGGCTTATGCTCTGTCTTACATGCACCATGATTGTAACCCTCCAATCGTTCATCGAGATATTTCAAGTAACAACATTCTGCTTGATTCGGAGTATGAGGCCCATGTTTCTGACTTCGGCACGGCTAAGCTTCTGAAGCTGGATACATCAAACTGGAGTGCTGTCGTCGGCACTTATGGTTATGTAGCACCAG AGCTTGCTTACACAATGAAGGTGACGGAGAAATGTGATGTGTATAGCTTTGGAGTAGTGGCCATCGAGGTGATCAAAGGAAGACATCCGGGGGATAGCATTTCATCTCTACTTGCTCCACTTGACATGGAGATCTCAGCTGTTTTGAGGAATCTATTGGATTCACGCCTGCCAATGCCCATGCCAGGCGTTGAGGATGAACTTCTGACCATCTTCAAGCTAGCAGTCGATTGCTTATCTGCTAATCCCCAACTCAGGCCATCAATGGAAACGATTTCTCAGGAACTATCAGCTTGTTCAACCACTTTCCATGGCCTTCGAAATTCAGAGACAGCCACTGATCTAGTGAGAGACGCAACATCTTCAGGCCGTTCACTGGACCCATCTGCAGGATATGTCGTCTGA